Proteins encoded within one genomic window of Corynebacterium aurimucosum:
- the aspS gene encoding aspartate--tRNA ligase — MLRTHLAGELRKEMAGETVTLTGWVARRRDHGGVIFIDLRDRSGVAQVVFRESEVAERAHDLRSEYCVKVTGVVEPRPEGSANANLASGEIEVNVSDLEVLNKSAALPFQIDDPSSSGEVGEETRLKYRYLDLRRERQHEALRLRSAANRAAREVLDNHDFTEIETPTLTRSTPEGARDFLVPARLKPGSWYALPQSPQLFKQLLMVAGMERYYQIARCYRDEDFRADRQPEFTQLDVEMSFVDQDDVIALAEEIVSALWKLIGYEIKTPIPRMTYADAMKYYGSDKPDLRFDIKIVECTDFFKDTTFRVFQNEYVGAVVMEGGASQPRRQFDAWQEWAKQRGAKGLAYITIAEDGTLGGPVAKNITDAEREGIAEHVGAKPGDAIFFAAGDVKSSRALLGAARGEIAKKLDLIKDGDWAFTWVVDAPLFEPAADATASGDVALGHSKWTAVHHAFTSPKPEYLDNFDENPGEALAYAYDIVCNGNEIGGGSIRIHDQDVQKRVFDVMGIGEEEAQEKFGFLLDAFQFGAPPHGGIAFGWDRIVSLLGGFDSIRDVIAFPKSGGGVDPLTDAPGTIPAEQRKETGVDFKPEKAAKAAQGEKAGKES; from the coding sequence GTGCTGCGTACACATTTGGCAGGCGAACTGCGCAAGGAGATGGCAGGGGAGACCGTCACCCTGACGGGTTGGGTCGCTCGCCGTCGCGACCATGGCGGTGTTATCTTCATTGATCTGCGTGACCGCTCTGGCGTTGCCCAGGTGGTTTTCCGCGAATCTGAGGTAGCTGAGCGCGCCCACGATCTGCGTTCTGAATACTGCGTCAAGGTTACCGGCGTAGTGGAGCCGCGCCCGGAAGGTTCGGCTAACGCAAACCTGGCATCTGGTGAGATTGAGGTTAACGTCTCGGACCTGGAGGTGCTCAACAAGTCCGCAGCGCTGCCGTTCCAGATTGATGATCCGTCTTCTTCCGGTGAAGTCGGTGAAGAGACCCGTCTGAAGTACCGTTACTTGGACCTGCGCCGCGAGCGTCAGCACGAGGCTCTGCGCCTGCGCTCCGCCGCTAACCGCGCCGCCCGCGAAGTTCTGGACAACCACGACTTTACTGAGATTGAAACCCCGACCCTGACCCGTTCCACCCCGGAGGGCGCTCGTGACTTCCTCGTGCCCGCCCGCCTCAAGCCGGGCAGCTGGTACGCACTCCCGCAGTCTCCGCAGCTTTTTAAGCAGCTGCTCATGGTGGCCGGCATGGAGCGCTACTACCAGATTGCTCGCTGCTACCGCGATGAGGACTTCCGCGCGGACCGCCAGCCTGAATTTACGCAGCTCGACGTCGAAATGTCCTTCGTAGACCAGGACGATGTTATTGCACTAGCGGAAGAGATTGTATCCGCTCTCTGGAAGCTGATCGGCTACGAGATTAAGACGCCCATCCCGCGCATGACCTACGCCGATGCCATGAAGTACTACGGATCTGACAAGCCGGATCTGCGCTTCGACATCAAGATCGTGGAGTGCACCGACTTCTTCAAGGACACCACCTTCCGTGTCTTCCAGAACGAATACGTCGGTGCTGTCGTCATGGAAGGCGGAGCCTCCCAGCCGCGCCGCCAGTTCGATGCGTGGCAGGAATGGGCAAAGCAGCGCGGTGCGAAGGGCCTGGCTTATATCACCATCGCCGAGGACGGCACCCTGGGCGGCCCAGTGGCCAAAAACATTACTGACGCCGAGCGCGAGGGCATTGCCGAGCACGTCGGTGCTAAGCCGGGCGACGCCATCTTCTTTGCCGCCGGTGACGTAAAGTCTTCCCGTGCTTTGCTGGGCGCTGCGCGCGGTGAGATCGCAAAGAAGCTGGACCTTATCAAGGACGGCGACTGGGCCTTCACCTGGGTCGTGGACGCACCGCTCTTCGAGCCGGCCGCCGATGCCACCGCTTCGGGTGATGTGGCTCTGGGTCACTCCAAGTGGACGGCTGTCCACCACGCCTTTACCTCGCCGAAGCCGGAGTACCTGGATAACTTTGATGAGAATCCGGGAGAGGCCTTGGCCTACGCCTATGACATCGTCTGCAACGGCAACGAGATTGGCGGCGGCTCCATCCGTATCCACGACCAGGATGTGCAGAAGCGCGTCTTCGATGTCATGGGCATTGGTGAAGAGGAAGCGCAGGAGAAGTTCGGCTTCCTGCTCGACGCTTTCCAGTTCGGTGCCCCGCCGCATGGCGGCATTGCTTTCGGTTGGGACCGCATTGTCTCCCTGCTGGGCGGATTCGATTCCATCCGCGACGTCATTGCCTTCCCGAAGTCGGGCGGCGGCGTTGATCCTCTGACCGATGCTCCGGGCACCATCCCCGCTGAGCAGCGCAAGGAGACCGGCGTGGACTTCAAGCCGGAAAAGGCGGCTAAGGCTGCACAGGGTGAAAAGGCTGGGAAGGAGTCTTAA
- a CDS encoding phosphotransferase has translation MGHESMDSSAADAVVAEASLMISRRYGGEPELSDIQQLTGSGNAVVLRARTTPSAFFPHRSVVIKYNPVTGHTIDDAALLREVVAYQFTTALSEEVRPGPVLLAHDVEKRILVLTDAGDGDTLADALAHSSDEDRVELLRSLGSALGKMHAGTAGREEDYEALLNRQLRRHPEYAEHQALRDDSLKSSIMIGADILNEAGLEPPKHVRELARTAMQSFSSGRNRAFTPFDLSPDNIIVGTALTFLDYEWAGFRNVGFDVACVVAGFPQFLFSRPITDSEAEIFIQAWQRRIVDVWPQFADEKTLHELLVACLIGWALSSVTTMYAGGIEGVVALAEGNAEIYRDPHRSLLRRSDQGPFTEDEALIRRDLYETFEALSRFAAQCKNDGCSVVAAFGRAVASRLRES, from the coding sequence ATGGGACACGAGTCCATGGACAGTTCTGCGGCTGATGCCGTGGTGGCGGAAGCATCGCTGATGATTTCCCGCCGCTATGGCGGCGAGCCTGAGCTGAGTGACATTCAACAGCTCACCGGCTCGGGCAATGCTGTGGTGCTTCGTGCCCGCACGACACCAAGTGCCTTCTTTCCACATCGGTCGGTCGTCATCAAGTACAACCCGGTCACCGGACACACTATTGATGACGCCGCACTCCTGCGTGAAGTGGTGGCCTATCAATTCACCACAGCGCTGTCTGAAGAGGTCCGCCCAGGCCCAGTCCTTCTTGCGCACGATGTGGAAAAGCGCATCCTCGTGCTCACCGACGCGGGCGATGGCGACACCTTGGCGGATGCCCTCGCCCACAGCAGCGATGAAGACCGCGTCGAGCTGCTCCGATCCCTGGGCAGCGCGCTGGGCAAGATGCACGCAGGAACCGCAGGGCGCGAGGAGGATTACGAGGCCCTGCTGAACCGTCAGCTGCGCCGGCATCCCGAATACGCTGAGCACCAGGCGCTGCGTGATGATTCGCTGAAGAGCTCCATCATGATCGGCGCTGACATTCTCAATGAGGCCGGACTGGAACCGCCGAAACACGTTCGCGAATTGGCTCGCACCGCCATGCAGAGCTTTAGTTCTGGCCGCAACCGCGCCTTTACCCCCTTCGATCTGTCCCCAGACAACATCATCGTGGGGACAGCGTTAACCTTCCTGGATTATGAATGGGCTGGTTTCCGTAACGTTGGCTTTGACGTGGCCTGCGTTGTTGCAGGCTTCCCACAATTCCTGTTCTCACGGCCGATTACTGATAGCGAAGCGGAAATCTTCATCCAAGCCTGGCAGCGCCGCATCGTCGATGTGTGGCCCCAGTTTGCTGATGAGAAGACGCTGCATGAATTGCTGGTGGCCTGCCTCATAGGCTGGGCCTTGTCGAGCGTGACCACCATGTATGCCGGCGGGATCGAAGGCGTTGTAGCTCTGGCGGAGGGCAACGCCGAGATTTATCGTGACCCGCATCGCTCGTTGCTTCGCCGTTCCGACCAGGGGCCGTTCACCGAGGATGAGGCTCTCATCCGCCGTGATCTTTATGAAACTTTCGAGGCGCTGTCGCGGTTTGCCGCGCAGTGCAAGAATGATGGATGCTCCGTGGTGGCCGCATTTGGCCGCGCAGTTGCTTCCCGTCTCCGGGAGTCCTGA
- a CDS encoding FMN reductase yields the protein MRSLVVVTAGLSLPSSTRALGDALSSATTAHVTARGEGVDITVVELRELAGELAEAMTNWVSPTPRLKAAQSAVLNADGLIAVSPVFQGSYSGLFKMFFDTLEPHSLEGLPTLIAATGGSSRHALVLDYALRPLLNYLHATVVPTGVFQATEDYGTAEGARNERRIERAARELADLMVRPLDRVAGLTGTLSETQETPQDSSEDILDSDPAGFRELLSRHDGQPD from the coding sequence ATGCGCTCACTGGTGGTTGTTACGGCTGGGCTGTCCTTGCCGTCGTCGACGCGCGCGCTTGGTGACGCCCTCTCATCCGCCACCACCGCCCATGTCACCGCCCGGGGTGAAGGCGTGGACATCACCGTCGTGGAGCTACGCGAACTCGCGGGCGAGCTGGCCGAGGCCATGACCAACTGGGTCTCGCCCACGCCTCGTCTGAAGGCGGCACAGTCCGCCGTGCTGAATGCCGACGGTCTCATCGCAGTCAGTCCCGTGTTCCAAGGAAGCTACTCGGGCCTGTTCAAGATGTTCTTCGACACCTTGGAGCCGCATTCCTTGGAGGGGCTTCCTACCCTTATCGCGGCCACGGGCGGCTCCAGCCGGCATGCGCTGGTCCTGGACTATGCCCTGCGGCCTCTACTCAATTACCTGCACGCCACGGTGGTCCCCACCGGCGTCTTCCAAGCCACGGAGGATTATGGCACCGCGGAGGGCGCGCGTAATGAAAGGCGCATCGAGCGTGCCGCTAGGGAGTTAGCGGATCTCATGGTGCGCCCGCTCGACCGGGTCGCTGGGCTTACGGGCACCCTCAGCGAAACGCAGGAAACGCCCCAGGACAGTTCCGAAGACATACTGGATTCGGATCCTGCAGGTTTCCGCGAACTCCTCTCCCGCCACGACGGCCAACCGGACTAA
- a CDS encoding inorganic phosphate transporter: MSTATPTMPDLESMNGKNKDWIWHLFFGAITAVTLIFFIIWSNGEVAEGANRVVLITAIIFALFMAFNIGGNDVANSFGTSVGAGTLSMKQALAVAAVFEVSGAILAGGEVTDTVRSGIVDLDAIDGLDPMEFVYIMMASLLGAAIWLLVATRMGWPVSTTHSIVGGIVGAALTVGFITGKGGMDMVQWGGIGTIAFSWVLSPVLGGIAAFLLFKWIKSSILVYNDAADERLREIKVRRSALRKEHKTRFERMNELQQISYTNAMARDAALTAEDDYDPEALESDYYRDLHNLNKDLEDINAHRALENWVPLLAALGAIIISAMMLFKGLKNTGVDFSTLENFLVMGMVGAVVWMAVFIFARSLKKKSLSRSTFLLFSWMQVFTASAFAFSHGSNDIANAIGPFAAVFDVLRTNQISDEVTVPLPVMVAMGIALISGLWFIGRFVIQTVGSGLTQMHPSSGFAAELAAAAVVMAASLLGLPVSSTHILIGAVLGVGIVNRAANWKLMKPIALAWVITLPAAAAIAAVTVSILRVAF, encoded by the coding sequence TTGAGCACCGCCACGCCGACGATGCCTGACCTCGAATCGATGAATGGCAAGAACAAGGACTGGATTTGGCACTTGTTCTTCGGCGCCATCACCGCTGTCACGCTGATCTTCTTCATCATTTGGAGCAACGGAGAAGTTGCTGAGGGGGCTAATCGCGTAGTCCTGATTACAGCGATCATCTTCGCCCTATTCATGGCCTTCAACATTGGCGGCAATGACGTCGCCAACTCCTTCGGTACCTCCGTGGGTGCAGGAACCTTGTCGATGAAGCAGGCCCTCGCGGTCGCTGCAGTCTTCGAGGTATCCGGTGCCATCCTCGCTGGCGGTGAGGTGACGGATACCGTCCGTTCCGGCATCGTGGACCTTGATGCAATTGACGGTCTAGACCCGATGGAGTTCGTCTACATCATGATGGCATCGCTCCTAGGCGCCGCCATCTGGCTACTCGTCGCCACCCGGATGGGCTGGCCGGTTTCTACGACCCACTCCATCGTCGGCGGTATCGTCGGCGCTGCACTGACCGTCGGCTTCATCACCGGCAAGGGTGGCATGGACATGGTGCAGTGGGGCGGAATCGGCACCATTGCCTTCTCCTGGGTCCTTTCCCCAGTTCTTGGTGGCATTGCCGCCTTCCTTCTCTTCAAGTGGATCAAGTCCTCCATCTTGGTGTACAACGACGCTGCGGACGAACGCCTGCGTGAGATCAAGGTTCGTCGCTCGGCACTACGCAAGGAGCACAAGACCCGCTTCGAGCGCATGAATGAGCTGCAGCAGATTTCCTACACCAACGCCATGGCTCGTGATGCTGCTCTCACAGCGGAAGATGATTATGACCCAGAGGCTCTCGAGTCCGACTACTACCGGGACTTGCATAACCTCAACAAGGATCTTGAGGACATCAATGCGCACCGCGCCCTGGAGAACTGGGTCCCACTGCTGGCTGCTTTGGGCGCCATCATTATTTCCGCGATGATGCTTTTCAAGGGGTTGAAGAACACCGGCGTTGACTTCTCCACCCTGGAGAACTTCCTGGTTATGGGCATGGTAGGCGCCGTGGTCTGGATGGCTGTGTTTATCTTCGCCCGCTCCCTGAAGAAGAAGTCCCTGTCACGCTCGACCTTCCTTCTCTTCTCGTGGATGCAGGTCTTTACTGCTTCGGCCTTCGCGTTCTCACATGGCTCGAACGATATCGCTAACGCTATTGGCCCCTTCGCCGCCGTCTTCGACGTCCTGCGGACGAACCAGATTTCCGATGAAGTCACTGTCCCTCTCCCGGTCATGGTGGCCATGGGTATCGCCCTGATTTCTGGCCTCTGGTTCATCGGCCGCTTCGTTATCCAGACGGTCGGTTCGGGCCTGACTCAGATGCACCCCTCCTCCGGTTTCGCCGCTGAACTGGCCGCCGCTGCCGTCGTCATGGCAGCGTCCCTCTTGGGCCTGCCGGTCTCCTCGACCCACATCCTCATCGGCGCTGTCCTTGGCGTCGGCATCGTAAACCGCGCCGCCAACTGGAAGCTGATGAAGCCGATCGCCCTCGCGTGGGTTATCACCCTCCCGGCAGCGGCAGCCATCGCAGCCGTGACGGTTTCTATCCTGCGCGTCGCCTTCTAA
- a CDS encoding LLM class flavin-dependent oxidoreductase: MQFGVFSIGDVTQDPTTGRTPTEAERIRAITEIALKAEEVGLDIFATGEHHNPPFVPSAPTTHLAYIAAQTKNLQLSTATTLITTNDPVRLAEDYAFLQHLADGRIDLMLGRGNTGPVYPWFGKDIREGIPLAVENYHLLRRLWREPVVSWQGKFRTPLQSFTATPAPLDGIPPFVWHGSIRSPQIAEQAAYYGDGFFHNNIFWHKEHTAKMVNLYRNRYESYGHGHADQAIVGLGGHVFIGSTEQEAKDFFRPYFDNAPVYGHGPSLEEFTAQTPLTVGTVEQVVERTLQFADWVGDYQRQLFLIDHAGLPQEVVLEQIEILGTQVVPELRRRFEERRPDHVPSDPPTHATLGSYTPHALVSPGEEK; the protein is encoded by the coding sequence ATGCAATTCGGAGTTTTCAGCATTGGTGACGTCACGCAAGACCCCACCACCGGCCGCACCCCCACCGAGGCCGAGCGCATCCGCGCGATAACGGAAATCGCGCTCAAGGCGGAGGAGGTAGGGCTCGATATTTTCGCCACCGGCGAGCACCACAACCCACCTTTCGTCCCATCGGCACCCACCACTCACCTGGCCTATATCGCGGCACAGACAAAGAACCTTCAACTCTCCACTGCCACCACGCTGATCACTACCAACGACCCCGTCCGCCTCGCGGAGGACTACGCCTTTCTCCAGCACCTCGCCGACGGGCGCATCGACCTGATGCTGGGCCGCGGTAACACTGGCCCGGTCTACCCGTGGTTTGGCAAGGACATCCGCGAGGGCATCCCACTCGCGGTGGAGAATTATCACTTGCTGCGCCGCCTCTGGCGTGAGCCCGTCGTCTCCTGGCAAGGGAAGTTCCGAACCCCGCTCCAGAGCTTCACCGCCACACCGGCGCCGCTCGACGGTATCCCGCCCTTTGTCTGGCACGGCTCCATCCGCTCCCCGCAGATTGCCGAACAGGCTGCCTACTATGGCGATGGCTTCTTCCACAACAACATCTTCTGGCACAAGGAACACACCGCGAAGATGGTGAACCTCTACCGCAACCGCTATGAATCCTATGGGCACGGCCATGCCGATCAGGCCATCGTGGGCCTCGGCGGGCACGTTTTCATCGGGTCTACTGAACAGGAGGCGAAGGATTTCTTCCGCCCCTACTTCGATAACGCTCCGGTCTACGGCCACGGCCCTTCCCTGGAAGAATTCACGGCTCAGACCCCCTTAACGGTAGGCACCGTGGAGCAAGTGGTGGAGCGCACGCTGCAGTTTGCTGATTGGGTCGGTGACTATCAGCGTCAGCTTTTCCTCATCGATCACGCTGGACTGCCGCAAGAGGTGGTGCTGGAGCAGATCGAAATCCTCGGCACCCAGGTAGTGCCGGAACTACGCCGCCGCTTTGAGGAACGCCGCCCAGATCATGTACCTTCTGACCCACCGACGCACGCCACGCTTGGCTCCTATACCCCACACGCGCTGGTCAGCCCTGGAGAGGAGAAATAA
- a CDS encoding L-serine ammonia-lyase codes for MTISVTDIFSIGIGPSSSHTVGPMRAAKAFLETLDEHPAKVHVVLRGSLSATGRGHATDRAVILGLAGWGPLSVPLDAEPRADAFIPSEGSISGPAGKVQYSIEFNNEPVPEHPNCLIFTAWDEDGSILADNTEYFSVGGGFILSREEYNAQLETDTGVPAGVAAATAEDAVPYEFQSGEHLLHLCAANDMDIWEIVAANEAVLHREEGGLDYVYQHLDLVWDIMRECVTEGISTKGILPGGLRVNRRAPQMYQQLLAKQDDESCGFSAMEWVNLYALAVNEQNAAGGRVITAPTNGACGIIPAVLHYARDFMADFTRADARRYLLTAGAVGIIIKSNASISGAEVGCQGEVGSASSMAAAGMAELLGATPEQVENAAEIALEHNLGLTCDPVGGLVQIPCIERNAIGAVKSINAARLARMGEGTHHVTLDNAVRTMAETGRDMLSKYKETSLGGLAKTMGFTVSQVEC; via the coding sequence ATGACAATTAGCGTGACCGATATCTTCTCCATCGGCATCGGCCCTTCCTCCTCTCATACCGTCGGCCCCATGCGCGCCGCCAAGGCTTTCCTCGAGACACTGGATGAACACCCTGCAAAGGTCCACGTCGTACTGCGCGGCTCGCTCTCTGCTACCGGCCGCGGCCACGCTACAGATCGCGCCGTAATTTTGGGCCTTGCTGGTTGGGGCCCACTGTCGGTGCCGCTCGACGCCGAGCCGCGCGCTGATGCCTTCATCCCCAGCGAGGGCTCCATCTCAGGCCCTGCAGGTAAGGTGCAGTACAGCATTGAGTTCAACAACGAGCCGGTGCCAGAACACCCGAACTGCCTGATTTTCACTGCCTGGGACGAAGACGGCTCCATCCTCGCCGACAACACGGAGTACTTCTCCGTCGGCGGCGGCTTCATTCTGTCCCGCGAGGAGTACAACGCCCAGCTCGAAACCGACACTGGAGTTCCGGCCGGTGTCGCTGCGGCGACCGCCGAGGACGCCGTTCCTTATGAGTTCCAATCGGGTGAGCACCTGCTTCACCTGTGCGCGGCCAACGACATGGACATTTGGGAAATCGTCGCCGCCAATGAGGCAGTCCTGCACCGCGAAGAAGGCGGACTCGACTACGTCTACCAACACCTCGACCTTGTGTGGGACATCATGCGCGAATGCGTGACCGAGGGAATTTCCACCAAGGGAATCTTGCCTGGTGGCCTCCGTGTCAACCGCCGTGCGCCGCAGATGTACCAACAGTTGTTGGCCAAGCAGGACGACGAGTCTTGTGGCTTTTCCGCAATGGAATGGGTAAACCTCTACGCGCTCGCCGTCAACGAGCAGAATGCCGCCGGCGGCCGCGTCATTACTGCACCGACGAATGGCGCCTGTGGGATCATCCCGGCGGTGCTCCATTATGCCCGCGACTTTATGGCGGACTTCACGCGCGCCGATGCCCGCCGCTACCTGCTCACTGCGGGTGCCGTTGGCATCATCATCAAGTCCAATGCCTCCATCTCCGGCGCCGAGGTGGGCTGCCAGGGTGAGGTGGGCTCCGCCTCCTCCATGGCGGCGGCCGGTATGGCTGAGCTGCTCGGTGCAACCCCGGAGCAGGTGGAAAACGCCGCCGAGATCGCGCTTGAGCATAACCTCGGCCTGACCTGCGACCCTGTTGGCGGCCTGGTGCAGATCCCCTGTATCGAGCGCAACGCTATTGGCGCCGTCAAATCCATTAACGCCGCTCGCCTAGCGCGCATGGGTGAGGGAACGCACCACGTCACCCTCGACAACGCGGTCCGCACCATGGCCGAAACCGGACGCGACATGCTCTCCAAGTACAAGGAGACCTCGCTCGGCGGCCTAGCGAAGACGATGGGCTTTACCGTCTCCCAGGTGGAGTGCTAA
- a CDS encoding CBS domain-containing protein has translation MSDNSLARFFSAFNDIEQFLRQAIGAKNSDSFWWIVDRAHDKHLLGKRQAEQLKDFGNLRNAIAHGRYFDGAPIATPHPQVVTQLENLQRLLTDPPTAQSLLSDRDVTILAPETPIMEALRLINQTGYSQIPIYDSGTYQALLTTNVIARWIAADLGDDGVVNAASISAVLEFAEKKDRAEFLPRTASAQEVIDALTEATVDGVRASAVLLTEHGKASQRPLAIATPGDLAVLVDALEWE, from the coding sequence ATGAGCGATAACTCCCTGGCCAGATTCTTTTCCGCCTTCAACGACATTGAACAATTTCTCCGCCAGGCAATTGGGGCGAAGAATTCAGATTCTTTCTGGTGGATTGTTGATCGCGCACACGACAAACATCTGTTGGGCAAGCGCCAAGCGGAACAGCTGAAGGACTTTGGTAACCTGCGCAATGCCATTGCCCATGGCCGCTACTTCGACGGCGCACCCATCGCTACCCCACACCCACAGGTCGTCACGCAGCTGGAAAACCTGCAGCGCCTTCTCACGGATCCGCCTACAGCGCAGTCCCTTCTTTCTGACCGTGACGTAACCATTCTTGCCCCCGAAACCCCAATCATGGAGGCCTTACGGCTCATTAACCAGACCGGCTATTCGCAGATCCCTATCTATGATTCGGGGACTTACCAGGCGCTGCTGACGACCAACGTCATCGCCCGGTGGATTGCGGCTGATTTGGGAGACGATGGTGTGGTCAATGCGGCGTCGATTAGCGCCGTTCTGGAATTCGCCGAGAAGAAGGACCGCGCCGAGTTTCTGCCCCGCACAGCCAGCGCGCAAGAGGTTATCGATGCTCTCACAGAGGCCACCGTAGATGGCGTCCGTGCCAGCGCAGTCCTCCTCACCGAGCATGGAAAGGCTTCGCAGCGTCCGCTGGCTATCGCGACACCGGGGGATCTCGCAGTGTTGGTCGACGCCCTCGAATGGGAATAA
- a CDS encoding replication-associated recombination protein A, translating to MGQESLFGDDQSAPSLPGGPDMFATHSGSPLAARMRPQSLDEVVGQKHLLEPGTPLRRLVEGSGEASVILYGPPGTGKTTLASLIASSLGDNFIGLSALDSGVKQVREVITHARRELIEGRRTVLFIDEVHRFSKTQQDALLAAVENRTVLLVAATTENPSFSVVAPLLSRSLLLHLEPLDDVSLRSLAERALRSERGLAGRITATEDALDQLVLLAGGDARRTLTYLEAAAEAVPDGGELTVDILKDNVNRAVVRYDRDGDQHYDVVSAFIKSIRGSDVDAALHYLARMIEAGEDPRFIARRLIVHASEDVGMADPTALPTAVAAAEAAALIGLPEARIPLAQATIHLATAPKSNSVISAINAAQADVQAGKSGHVPPHLRDGHYEGAKRLGNAVGYRYPHDDPRGVLAQQYLPETLTDVEYYQPTDHGAEKRVREYLGRLRGIIRGRRR from the coding sequence ATGGGGCAGGAGTCACTCTTCGGCGATGACCAGTCAGCGCCCAGCCTGCCGGGTGGCCCCGATATGTTTGCAACTCATTCAGGCTCACCCCTTGCCGCGCGCATGCGGCCGCAGAGCCTCGATGAAGTGGTGGGGCAGAAGCACCTACTGGAGCCGGGGACCCCGTTGCGCCGGCTGGTGGAGGGCTCGGGGGAAGCCTCGGTCATCCTGTACGGCCCGCCGGGAACCGGAAAGACAACGCTCGCCTCCCTGATCGCTTCCTCCTTGGGGGATAACTTCATTGGGCTTTCTGCCCTGGACTCTGGTGTTAAGCAAGTCCGCGAAGTGATCACTCATGCGCGTCGCGAACTCATCGAAGGTCGCCGCACGGTGCTCTTCATCGATGAGGTACACCGCTTCTCCAAAACCCAGCAGGATGCGTTGCTGGCGGCCGTGGAGAACCGCACTGTCCTTCTCGTGGCCGCGACCACCGAGAATCCTTCGTTTTCTGTGGTAGCGCCGCTGCTTTCGCGTTCGCTGTTGCTGCACTTGGAGCCGCTTGACGATGTCTCCCTCCGCAGCCTCGCGGAGCGGGCGCTGAGGAGTGAGCGCGGTTTGGCGGGGCGAATCACTGCCACGGAAGACGCTTTGGATCAGCTGGTGCTGCTCGCCGGCGGTGATGCTCGACGGACGCTGACCTATCTCGAGGCGGCCGCCGAAGCGGTGCCGGATGGCGGCGAGCTCACCGTCGACATTCTCAAAGACAACGTCAACCGCGCGGTCGTGCGCTATGACCGTGACGGGGACCAGCACTATGATGTTGTCTCCGCCTTTATTAAGTCCATCCGCGGCTCCGACGTGGACGCCGCGTTGCACTACCTTGCCCGCATGATTGAGGCCGGCGAAGACCCGCGCTTCATAGCGCGCCGGCTCATCGTGCATGCCTCCGAGGACGTTGGGATGGCGGATCCCACCGCTTTGCCCACCGCCGTGGCCGCGGCGGAGGCTGCGGCCCTGATTGGCCTGCCCGAGGCGCGCATCCCGCTGGCGCAGGCCACGATCCACCTGGCCACGGCGCCGAAGTCGAATTCCGTTATTAGTGCCATCAACGCTGCCCAAGCCGATGTCCAGGCCGGTAAGAGCGGGCACGTCCCGCCGCACCTGCGCGACGGCCACTACGAGGGTGCCAAGCGCTTGGGAAACGCCGTCGGCTACCGGTACCCGCATGATGATCCACGCGGTGTGCTAGCCCAGCAGTATTTACCGGAGACGCTCACCGATGTCGAGTATTATCAGCCCACCGACCACGGCGCGGAAAAACGGGTGCGCGAGTACCTGGGGAGGTTGCGGGGCATCATCCGGGGGCGGCGTCGCTAA
- the ypfJ gene encoding KPN_02809 family neutral zinc metallopeptidase produces MTFKSGANFDGKRASSGGGGRGGMIATGGGIGSLLLIGLYLLLGGDPGAITGSDPQPDQTQVGPEESGEDAFAHCQTAEDGNKYDDCRVMFAAQSVDKVWAQQLPDQAGIEYVEPGRVIFNNTTMSGCGQASGATGPFYCPADESAYFDTAFFDQLRNFGGENAPLAQMYIVAHEFGHHIQKLEGTLSLSNYNEPGEDSNAVKIELQADCYAGLWAHYADEGEDALLETITEQQVTDAVNTARAVGDDNIQRRSGGEVRPDMWTHGSSEDRAQAFLAGYNTGKMEQCDTLGRGVYKT; encoded by the coding sequence ATGACTTTTAAATCTGGCGCCAATTTTGATGGTAAGCGAGCTAGCTCCGGCGGTGGAGGCCGCGGCGGCATGATCGCTACCGGCGGCGGCATTGGCTCTCTCCTTCTCATTGGTCTCTATCTACTCCTCGGCGGCGATCCTGGCGCCATCACCGGAAGCGATCCCCAGCCCGACCAAACCCAGGTAGGGCCAGAGGAAAGCGGCGAAGACGCATTTGCGCACTGCCAAACTGCCGAGGACGGCAATAAGTACGACGATTGCCGCGTCATGTTCGCCGCCCAGTCCGTCGACAAGGTCTGGGCCCAGCAGTTGCCGGATCAGGCAGGCATCGAGTACGTCGAGCCGGGCCGCGTCATCTTCAACAACACCACCATGTCGGGCTGCGGCCAGGCTTCAGGCGCTACGGGCCCGTTCTACTGCCCAGCGGATGAGTCGGCCTACTTCGACACCGCCTTCTTTGATCAGCTCCGCAATTTCGGCGGCGAGAATGCTCCTCTGGCCCAGATGTACATCGTGGCCCACGAGTTTGGCCACCACATTCAAAAACTGGAAGGCACGCTCAGCTTGTCCAACTACAACGAGCCCGGCGAGGATTCCAACGCTGTGAAGATTGAGCTGCAAGCTGATTGCTATGCCGGCCTCTGGGCGCACTACGCCGATGAGGGCGAAGACGCTTTGCTCGAAACGATTACTGAACAACAAGTAACCGATGCCGTGAACACCGCTCGTGCTGTAGGCGATGACAACATCCAGCGCCGCTCGGGCGGCGAAGTACGCCCGGACATGTGGACGCACGGCTCCTCCGAGGACCGCGCTCAGGCCTTCCTCGCTGGATATAACACCGGCAAGATGGAACAGTGCGATACCTTGGGCCGAGGCGTCTATAAGACTTAA